In Bubalus kerabau isolate K-KA32 ecotype Philippines breed swamp buffalo chromosome 4, PCC_UOA_SB_1v2, whole genome shotgun sequence, one DNA window encodes the following:
- the CDKN2B gene encoding cyclin-dependent kinase 4 inhibitor B: MLSGGGGDADLANAAARGQVEAVRQLLEAGVDPNRLNRFGRRPIQVMMMGSARVAELLLLHGADPNCADPATLTRPVHDAAREGFLDTLVALHRAGGRLDVRDAWGRLPVDLAEERGHRDVARYLRAAAGD; this comes from the exons ATGCTCAGTGGTGGTGGCGGTGATGCGGATCTGGCCAACGCCGCGGCGCGGGGCCAAGTGGAGGCCGTGCGGCAGCTCCTCGAAGCCGGTGTGGATCCCAACAGACTCAACCGCTTTGGGAGACGCCCGATCCAG GTGATGATGATGGGCAGCGCCCGCGTGGCCGAGCTGCTGCTGCTCCACGGCGCAGACCCCAACTGCGCGGACCCCGCCACCCTCACCCGACCAGTGCACGACGCTGCCCGGGAGGGCTTCCTGGACACGCTGGTGGCCCTGCACCGAGCCGGGGGGCGGCTGGATGTGCGCGATGCCTGGGGCCGCCTGCCAGTGGACCTGGCTGAGGAGCGGGGGCACCGCGACGTCGCCCGGTACCTGCGCGCGGCCGCGGGAGACTGA